One genomic window of Osmia bicornis bicornis chromosome 3, iOsmBic2.1, whole genome shotgun sequence includes the following:
- the LOC114872507 gene encoding DDB1- and CUL4-associated factor 6-like isoform X3, which produces MKKTRSNIFHDIYYQPYDDCTRMKLYSSSKASLQMVQRMALLKRLKVHNGCVNSVCWNATGDLILSGSDDQHLVLTNAYNYEVLTDCKTSHRANIFSAKFLPNSGDHRIVSCSGDGIILYTDLMRRTKTFHNQFNCHSGTTYEIATIPGEPHNFLSCGEDGSVRWFDLRIKDKCSAPRCTEDVLISCERAITALSVNLTSPHQIAIGCSDSTVRIFDRRTLGTPATGWTDKARAVRPICSFTVPEFEGNSHRITSLNYSPDGQDVLVSYSSDHLYLFNVKDQASVHLKKSIGTGKGMGKKKRLRSPLPVRRLRLRGDWSDTGPDARPECEGGRRSGTEIAQARPVLHTSLMQRMTDVLSRMLNDPATRAALCGGGEDSLEGVIDNQENAQHNNENVTESTEERHNETEGTERTSAQSNQEADISEQPTDRPENPSCSGTQSKPETSYSAETKEEASSETMPSNETTDETSVECKSYVPMETESSQVESQKYSVQPCSSRDADNSNDAPEEDQVSSDDSPCTSMGNKQEGHMMKNLQDRLTKMRVGFLEKHGSEPAVSLTYTDKSSTSATISLGVADEMIRDGYHAGPSGSCSSGTFSGRNHDKHIRYNNTQEKTDESDFTDSDDEDIQSGERLRNTMDMDEAVGNARSRRGSATFDKQCVTELRVKQKYMGHRNARTMIKEANFWGNDFVMSGSDCGHVFVWEKDTARLCMLLEADQHVVNCLQPHPYLPLLATAGIDYDVKLWAPINEESSFDEKFAEDLKKRNAVMLEETKDTMTVPAVFMIRMLACLNQIRRGRGRNRRRGGDESGELRGG; this is translated from the exons ATGAAGAAGACACGATCGAATATTTTTCATGACATTTATTACCAGCCATACGATGATTGCACCAGGATGAAGCTTTACTCTAGCAGTAAAG CAAGTCTTCAAATGGTGCAGCGTATGGCATTATTAAAAAGATTAAAAGTTCATAATGGTTGTGTAAACTCTGTTTGTTGGAATGCTACCGGTGATTTGATATTATCTGGTAGCGATGATCAACACCTTGTACTTACGAATGCTTATAATTATGAG GTGTTAACAGATTGTAAAACCAGTCATAGAGCTAACATATTTAGTGCAAAGTTTTTGCCTAATAGTGGAGATCATCGAATAGTTTCATGTAGCGGCGATGGCATTATTTTGTATACAG ATTTAATGAGAAGGACTAAAACATTtcataatcaatttaattgtCATAGTGGTACTACTTATGAAATAGCAACAATACCTGGCGAACCACATAATTTTCTAAGTTGTGGGGAAGATGGAAGCGTAAGATGGTTTGATTTAAGAATAAAAGATAAATGTAGTGCACCCAGATGTACAGAG GATGTATTAATTTCATGCGAAAGAGCTATAACTGCCTTATCAGTAAACCTCACTTCACCCCATCAAATAGCAATCGGTTGTTCTGATAGTACTGTTAGAATATTTGATAGAAGAACACTTGGCACACCAGCTACTG GCTGGACAGACAAGGCTAGAGCAGTAAGGCCTATATGCAGTTTCACTGTTCCAGAATTTGAAGGAAATTCTCATAGAATAACATCCTTAAATTACAGTCCCGATGGGCAAGATGTGCTTGTTAGTTACAGTAGTGATCACCTTTACCTGTTCAATGTGAAG GATCAAGCTAGTGTACACTTGAAAAAAAGTATTGGCACTGGAAAAGGAATgggtaaaaagaaaaggttaCGCTCACCGTTACCGGTACGTAGATTAAGACTCAGGGGTGACTGGTCTGATACTGGTCCCGATGCTCGACCTGAATGCGAAGGTGGTCGACGTAGTGGGACAG AAATTGCTCAAGCCAGGCCAGTTCTTCATACGTCGTTAATGCAAAGAATGACAGATGTTCTCAGTAGAATGTTAAATGATCCAGCCACCAGGGCAGCGTTGTGCGGTGGCGGTGAGGATAGTTTGGAAGGTGTAATTGATAATCAAGAAAACGCGCAACATAACAACGAAAATGTCACGGAATCCACCGAGGAAAGGCATAACGAAACTGAAGGAACAGAAAGAACTTCAGCTCAGAGTAATCAGGAAGCAG ATATTTCAGAACAACCCACTGACAGACCCGAAAATCCAAGTTGTAGTGGTACACAAAGTAAACCTGAAACAAGTTATTCCGCGGAAACGAAAGAAGAAGCATCATCGGAAACTATGCCTTCTAATGAAACAACCGATGAAACATCAGTTGAATGCAAATCGTATGTTCCTATGGAAACTGAATCTAGTCAAGTAGAATCACAAAAGTATTCTGTCCAGCCTTGTTCTTCGCGCGATGCGGATAATTCCAACGATGCTCCGGAAGAAGATCAAGTTAGTAGCGACGATTCACCGTGTACCAGCATGGGAAATAAACAAGAAGGTCACATGATGAAAAACCTTCAAGATAGACTGACGAAAATGAGAGTTGGTTTTCTTGAAAA ACACGGTAGCGAGCCTGCTGTGAGTTTAACTTACACAGACAAAAGTTCAACGAGTGCTACGATATCTCTCGGTGTAGCTGATGAAATGATTCGCGATGGTTATCATGCAG GACCATCTGGAAGTTGCAGCAGCGGAACATTCTCTGGCAGAAATCATGACAAACACATACGATATAACAATACACAAGAAA AGACTGATGAAAGTGATTTTACTGATAGTGACGATGAAGATATACAGTCTGGAGAAAG ATTAAGAAATACAATGGACATGGACGAAGCCGTCGGCAATGCTCGATCGCGTCGAGGATCTGCGACCTTTGATAAACAGTGCGTAACGGAGCTTCGCGTGAAGCAAAAATACATGGGGCATCGCAATGCTAG GACTATGATCAAGGAGGCGAACTTCTGGGGCAACGATTTCGTCATGTCGGGTAGTGATTGTGGCCACGTCTTTGTGTGGGAGAAGGACACGGCGAGATTGTGTATGTTACTCGAAGCTGATCAACACGTGGTGAACTGTTTGCAACCGCATCCCTACTTGCCTTTGTTGGCTACCGCTGGTATTGATTACGACGTTAAACTCTGGGCACCGATAAACGAGGAATCTAGTTTCGACGAAAAGTTTGCCGAGGAT CTAAAAAAGAGGAACGCAGTCATGTTGGAAGAGACCAAAGATACAATGACTGTACCTGCTGTATTTATGATCAGAATGCTGGCATGTCTCAATCAGATACGCAGAG
- the LOC114872507 gene encoding DDB1- and CUL4-associated factor 6-like isoform X1: protein MKKTRSNIFHDIYYQPYDDCTRMKLYSSSKASLQMVQRMALLKRLKVHNGCVNSVCWNATGDLILSGSDDQHLVLTNAYNYEVLTDCKTSHRANIFSAKFLPNSGDHRIVSCSGDGIILYTDLMRRTKTFHNQFNCHSGTTYEIATIPGEPHNFLSCGEDGSVRWFDLRIKDKCSAPRCTEDVLISCERAITALSVNLTSPHQIAIGCSDSTVRIFDRRTLGTPATGWTDKARAVRPICSFTVPEFEGNSHRITSLNYSPDGQDVLVSYSSDHLYLFNVKDQASVHLKKSIGTGKGMGKKKRLRSPLPVRRLRLRGDWSDTGPDARPECEGGRRSGTEIAQARPVLHTSLMQRMTDVLSRMLNDPATRAALCGGGEDSLEGVIDNQENAQHNNENVTESTEERHNETEGTERTSAQSNQEADISEQPTDRPENPSCSGTQSKPETSYSAETKEEASSETMPSNETTDETSVECKSYVPMETESSQVESQKYSVQPCSSRDADNSNDAPEEDQVSSDDSPCTSMGNKQEGHMMKNLQDRLTKMRVGFLEKHGSEPAVSLTYTDKSSTSATISLGVADEMIRDGYHAGPSGSCSSGTFSGRNHDKHIRYNNTQEKTDESDFTDSDDEDIQSGERLRNTMDMDEAVGNARSRRGSATFDKQCVTELRVKQKYMGHRNASFFRTMIKEANFWGNDFVMSGSDCGHVFVWEKDTARLCMLLEADQHVVNCLQPHPYLPLLATAGIDYDVKLWAPINEESSFDEKFAEDLKKRNAVMLEETKDTMTVPAVFMIRMLACLNQIRRGRGRNRRRGGDESGELRGG, encoded by the exons ATGAAGAAGACACGATCGAATATTTTTCATGACATTTATTACCAGCCATACGATGATTGCACCAGGATGAAGCTTTACTCTAGCAGTAAAG CAAGTCTTCAAATGGTGCAGCGTATGGCATTATTAAAAAGATTAAAAGTTCATAATGGTTGTGTAAACTCTGTTTGTTGGAATGCTACCGGTGATTTGATATTATCTGGTAGCGATGATCAACACCTTGTACTTACGAATGCTTATAATTATGAG GTGTTAACAGATTGTAAAACCAGTCATAGAGCTAACATATTTAGTGCAAAGTTTTTGCCTAATAGTGGAGATCATCGAATAGTTTCATGTAGCGGCGATGGCATTATTTTGTATACAG ATTTAATGAGAAGGACTAAAACATTtcataatcaatttaattgtCATAGTGGTACTACTTATGAAATAGCAACAATACCTGGCGAACCACATAATTTTCTAAGTTGTGGGGAAGATGGAAGCGTAAGATGGTTTGATTTAAGAATAAAAGATAAATGTAGTGCACCCAGATGTACAGAG GATGTATTAATTTCATGCGAAAGAGCTATAACTGCCTTATCAGTAAACCTCACTTCACCCCATCAAATAGCAATCGGTTGTTCTGATAGTACTGTTAGAATATTTGATAGAAGAACACTTGGCACACCAGCTACTG GCTGGACAGACAAGGCTAGAGCAGTAAGGCCTATATGCAGTTTCACTGTTCCAGAATTTGAAGGAAATTCTCATAGAATAACATCCTTAAATTACAGTCCCGATGGGCAAGATGTGCTTGTTAGTTACAGTAGTGATCACCTTTACCTGTTCAATGTGAAG GATCAAGCTAGTGTACACTTGAAAAAAAGTATTGGCACTGGAAAAGGAATgggtaaaaagaaaaggttaCGCTCACCGTTACCGGTACGTAGATTAAGACTCAGGGGTGACTGGTCTGATACTGGTCCCGATGCTCGACCTGAATGCGAAGGTGGTCGACGTAGTGGGACAG AAATTGCTCAAGCCAGGCCAGTTCTTCATACGTCGTTAATGCAAAGAATGACAGATGTTCTCAGTAGAATGTTAAATGATCCAGCCACCAGGGCAGCGTTGTGCGGTGGCGGTGAGGATAGTTTGGAAGGTGTAATTGATAATCAAGAAAACGCGCAACATAACAACGAAAATGTCACGGAATCCACCGAGGAAAGGCATAACGAAACTGAAGGAACAGAAAGAACTTCAGCTCAGAGTAATCAGGAAGCAG ATATTTCAGAACAACCCACTGACAGACCCGAAAATCCAAGTTGTAGTGGTACACAAAGTAAACCTGAAACAAGTTATTCCGCGGAAACGAAAGAAGAAGCATCATCGGAAACTATGCCTTCTAATGAAACAACCGATGAAACATCAGTTGAATGCAAATCGTATGTTCCTATGGAAACTGAATCTAGTCAAGTAGAATCACAAAAGTATTCTGTCCAGCCTTGTTCTTCGCGCGATGCGGATAATTCCAACGATGCTCCGGAAGAAGATCAAGTTAGTAGCGACGATTCACCGTGTACCAGCATGGGAAATAAACAAGAAGGTCACATGATGAAAAACCTTCAAGATAGACTGACGAAAATGAGAGTTGGTTTTCTTGAAAA ACACGGTAGCGAGCCTGCTGTGAGTTTAACTTACACAGACAAAAGTTCAACGAGTGCTACGATATCTCTCGGTGTAGCTGATGAAATGATTCGCGATGGTTATCATGCAG GACCATCTGGAAGTTGCAGCAGCGGAACATTCTCTGGCAGAAATCATGACAAACACATACGATATAACAATACACAAGAAA AGACTGATGAAAGTGATTTTACTGATAGTGACGATGAAGATATACAGTCTGGAGAAAG ATTAAGAAATACAATGGACATGGACGAAGCCGTCGGCAATGCTCGATCGCGTCGAGGATCTGCGACCTTTGATAAACAGTGCGTAACGGAGCTTCGCGTGAAGCAAAAATACATGGGGCATCGCAATGCTAG TTTCTTTAGGACTATGATCAAGGAGGCGAACTTCTGGGGCAACGATTTCGTCATGTCGGGTAGTGATTGTGGCCACGTCTTTGTGTGGGAGAAGGACACGGCGAGATTGTGTATGTTACTCGAAGCTGATCAACACGTGGTGAACTGTTTGCAACCGCATCCCTACTTGCCTTTGTTGGCTACCGCTGGTATTGATTACGACGTTAAACTCTGGGCACCGATAAACGAGGAATCTAGTTTCGACGAAAAGTTTGCCGAGGAT CTAAAAAAGAGGAACGCAGTCATGTTGGAAGAGACCAAAGATACAATGACTGTACCTGCTGTATTTATGATCAGAATGCTGGCATGTCTCAATCAGATACGCAGAG
- the LOC114872507 gene encoding DDB1- and CUL4-associated factor 6-like isoform X2: MKKTRSNIFHDIYYQPYDDCTRMKLYSSSKASLQMVQRMALLKRLKVHNGCVNSVCWNATGDLILSGSDDQHLVLTNAYNYEVLTDCKTSHRANIFSAKFLPNSGDHRIVSCSGDGIILYTDLMRRTKTFHNQFNCHSGTTYEIATIPGEPHNFLSCGEDGSVRWFDLRIKDKCSAPRCTEDVLISCERAITALSVNLTSPHQIAIGCSDSTVRIFDRRTLGTPATGWTDKARAVRPICSFTVPEFEGNSHRITSLNYSPDGQDVLVSYSSDHLYLFNVKDQASVHLKKSIGTGKGMGKKKRLRSPLPVRRLRLRGDWSDTGPDARPECEGGRRSGTEIAQARPVLHTSLMQRMTDVLSRMLNDPATRAALCGGGEDSLEGVIDNQENAQHNNENVTESTEERHNETEGTERTSAQSNQEAEQPTDRPENPSCSGTQSKPETSYSAETKEEASSETMPSNETTDETSVECKSYVPMETESSQVESQKYSVQPCSSRDADNSNDAPEEDQVSSDDSPCTSMGNKQEGHMMKNLQDRLTKMRVGFLEKHGSEPAVSLTYTDKSSTSATISLGVADEMIRDGYHAGPSGSCSSGTFSGRNHDKHIRYNNTQEKTDESDFTDSDDEDIQSGERLRNTMDMDEAVGNARSRRGSATFDKQCVTELRVKQKYMGHRNASFFRTMIKEANFWGNDFVMSGSDCGHVFVWEKDTARLCMLLEADQHVVNCLQPHPYLPLLATAGIDYDVKLWAPINEESSFDEKFAEDLKKRNAVMLEETKDTMTVPAVFMIRMLACLNQIRRGRGRNRRRGGDESGELRGG; encoded by the exons ATGAAGAAGACACGATCGAATATTTTTCATGACATTTATTACCAGCCATACGATGATTGCACCAGGATGAAGCTTTACTCTAGCAGTAAAG CAAGTCTTCAAATGGTGCAGCGTATGGCATTATTAAAAAGATTAAAAGTTCATAATGGTTGTGTAAACTCTGTTTGTTGGAATGCTACCGGTGATTTGATATTATCTGGTAGCGATGATCAACACCTTGTACTTACGAATGCTTATAATTATGAG GTGTTAACAGATTGTAAAACCAGTCATAGAGCTAACATATTTAGTGCAAAGTTTTTGCCTAATAGTGGAGATCATCGAATAGTTTCATGTAGCGGCGATGGCATTATTTTGTATACAG ATTTAATGAGAAGGACTAAAACATTtcataatcaatttaattgtCATAGTGGTACTACTTATGAAATAGCAACAATACCTGGCGAACCACATAATTTTCTAAGTTGTGGGGAAGATGGAAGCGTAAGATGGTTTGATTTAAGAATAAAAGATAAATGTAGTGCACCCAGATGTACAGAG GATGTATTAATTTCATGCGAAAGAGCTATAACTGCCTTATCAGTAAACCTCACTTCACCCCATCAAATAGCAATCGGTTGTTCTGATAGTACTGTTAGAATATTTGATAGAAGAACACTTGGCACACCAGCTACTG GCTGGACAGACAAGGCTAGAGCAGTAAGGCCTATATGCAGTTTCACTGTTCCAGAATTTGAAGGAAATTCTCATAGAATAACATCCTTAAATTACAGTCCCGATGGGCAAGATGTGCTTGTTAGTTACAGTAGTGATCACCTTTACCTGTTCAATGTGAAG GATCAAGCTAGTGTACACTTGAAAAAAAGTATTGGCACTGGAAAAGGAATgggtaaaaagaaaaggttaCGCTCACCGTTACCGGTACGTAGATTAAGACTCAGGGGTGACTGGTCTGATACTGGTCCCGATGCTCGACCTGAATGCGAAGGTGGTCGACGTAGTGGGACAG AAATTGCTCAAGCCAGGCCAGTTCTTCATACGTCGTTAATGCAAAGAATGACAGATGTTCTCAGTAGAATGTTAAATGATCCAGCCACCAGGGCAGCGTTGTGCGGTGGCGGTGAGGATAGTTTGGAAGGTGTAATTGATAATCAAGAAAACGCGCAACATAACAACGAAAATGTCACGGAATCCACCGAGGAAAGGCATAACGAAACTGAAGGAACAGAAAGAACTTCAGCTCAGAGTAATCAGGAAGCAG AACAACCCACTGACAGACCCGAAAATCCAAGTTGTAGTGGTACACAAAGTAAACCTGAAACAAGTTATTCCGCGGAAACGAAAGAAGAAGCATCATCGGAAACTATGCCTTCTAATGAAACAACCGATGAAACATCAGTTGAATGCAAATCGTATGTTCCTATGGAAACTGAATCTAGTCAAGTAGAATCACAAAAGTATTCTGTCCAGCCTTGTTCTTCGCGCGATGCGGATAATTCCAACGATGCTCCGGAAGAAGATCAAGTTAGTAGCGACGATTCACCGTGTACCAGCATGGGAAATAAACAAGAAGGTCACATGATGAAAAACCTTCAAGATAGACTGACGAAAATGAGAGTTGGTTTTCTTGAAAA ACACGGTAGCGAGCCTGCTGTGAGTTTAACTTACACAGACAAAAGTTCAACGAGTGCTACGATATCTCTCGGTGTAGCTGATGAAATGATTCGCGATGGTTATCATGCAG GACCATCTGGAAGTTGCAGCAGCGGAACATTCTCTGGCAGAAATCATGACAAACACATACGATATAACAATACACAAGAAA AGACTGATGAAAGTGATTTTACTGATAGTGACGATGAAGATATACAGTCTGGAGAAAG ATTAAGAAATACAATGGACATGGACGAAGCCGTCGGCAATGCTCGATCGCGTCGAGGATCTGCGACCTTTGATAAACAGTGCGTAACGGAGCTTCGCGTGAAGCAAAAATACATGGGGCATCGCAATGCTAG TTTCTTTAGGACTATGATCAAGGAGGCGAACTTCTGGGGCAACGATTTCGTCATGTCGGGTAGTGATTGTGGCCACGTCTTTGTGTGGGAGAAGGACACGGCGAGATTGTGTATGTTACTCGAAGCTGATCAACACGTGGTGAACTGTTTGCAACCGCATCCCTACTTGCCTTTGTTGGCTACCGCTGGTATTGATTACGACGTTAAACTCTGGGCACCGATAAACGAGGAATCTAGTTTCGACGAAAAGTTTGCCGAGGAT CTAAAAAAGAGGAACGCAGTCATGTTGGAAGAGACCAAAGATACAATGACTGTACCTGCTGTATTTATGATCAGAATGCTGGCATGTCTCAATCAGATACGCAGAG